In Musa acuminata AAA Group cultivar baxijiao chromosome BXJ3-9, Cavendish_Baxijiao_AAA, whole genome shotgun sequence, a single genomic region encodes these proteins:
- the LOC135650258 gene encoding serine/threonine-protein kinase/endoribonuclease IRE1a-like isoform X2, translating to MLPSARSVVFYAVLAIGFLVSGVLTPVVLDPSASPYPGLSFPVASTGEISAAEKWSGRLLSTDLVPVEKSPPGVLRAGSRSLMSLDENKHGRFFLALPNGTIYFMNKSTKPQWKLLIGELYEYSKVAGIKKHDWTVEEYVQKAPVVKGSVITTGTKTSTFYVVDADSGELIYHDKEPFSWATVGMPTAEEQYISSKLESGNATCITIIRTDYFLDSYDLNNHLWSVMISRISAHNVGPGLPPARNEEMGIPSMSGRNIPVYFTSEAGQPPKLKAMLPPSCYESHNGMRSGQGDRQSYECQSANNCSLEICISSNRDTDQMFERLDDGLISLYVSQVLRTVPSGCQPGNCISARPKFHTTHSNFVNSETRPRGNMKLPNHGQEISNASHNSLDDQINHSVDEHSDAQQNNVLSLQSIYEGYGWLLILTLPIFFVLCYLWLRKLFKYDKECNDLKERQSVLAKKRKSRKAPNMKNVSISGNHDSHLLSMRENTKTNGHNQNGSSFMKLNDDSDGRWIGRLFVSNSEIGHGSNGTVVFEGFYDARPVAVKRLLRAHHDVACKEIQNLIASDRHPNIVRWYGVEQDLDFVYISLERCICSLSDLIHICSDSSYSVSVENPISDSSIEHKFQLGMVKNIGKDVNLWRPNGLPSIQLLKLMRDIVSGVAHLHELGIIHRDLKPQNVLISNDRYLYAKLSDMGISKRLLEDMSSLSCNATGYGSSGWQAPEQILHERQTRAVDLFSLGCILFFCITKGKHPFGKFFERDANIINNCMDLFLVDHIPEAEHLLCQLLQPDPKMRPNAVEVLHQPLFWSSETRLSFLRDVSDRVELEDRGSDILKALENIAPLAFGGKWDEKLDAAFITDMGRYRKYRFNCVRDLLRVIRNKLNHYRELPKELQETLGPVPEGFDMYFRSLFPKLLIEVYKVVCRYCKEEDSLGKYFRSSLL from the exons TAAGCATGGGAGGTTCTTTTTGGCTTTGCCAAATGGCACtatttattttatgaataaatctACAAAACCTCAGTGGAAGCTTTTGATAG GGGAACTCTACGAATATAGCAAGGTTGCTGGAATAAAG AAACATGACTGGACAGTTGAGGAATATGTCCAGAAAGCACCTGTTGTTAAAGGATCAGTTATTACCACTGGGACAAAGACATCAACTTTTTATGTTGTTGATGCTGATAGTGGAGAGTTAATATATCATGATAAGGAGCCTTTTAGTTGGGCAACTGTGGGGATGCCTACGGCTGAAGAGCAGTACATTTCATCCAAGCTGGAATCTGGCAATGCTACTTGTATAACCATTATAAGAACAGATTATTTTCTGGATAGCTATGATTTAAATAATCACTTATGGAGTGTGATGATTTCTCGTATCAGTGCTCATAATGTTGGGCCTGGATTGCCACCTGCCAGGAATGAGGAGATGGGAATACCATCCATGTCCGGAAGAAATATTCCTGTCTACTTTACTAGTGAGGCCGGACAACCACCTAAGCTGAAGGCTATGCTCCCCCCCTCATGTTATGAATCACACAATGGGATGAGGTCTGGCCAAGGTGACAGGCAATCATATGAATGTCAATCTGCTAATAACTGTTCCTTAGAAATTTGTATCAGTTCCAATAGGGATACTGACCAGATGTTCGAGAGACTAGATGATGGGCTTATTTCTTTATATGTATCACAAGTCTTACGTACTGTTCCAAGTGGATGCCAGCCAGGAAACTGCATTTCTGCTAGACCAAAATTTCATACTACACATTCTAATTTCGTTAACTCAGAAACAAGACCCAGAGGTAACATGAAATTGCCTAATCATGGACAGGAAATTTCTAATGCATCCCATAACTCATTGGATGACCAGATTAATCATTCAGTGGATGAACATTCTGATGCTCAGCAGAACAATGTGTTGTCACTGCAATCTATTTATGAAGGTTATGGTTGGCTTTTGATTCTAACTTTGCCTATATTCTTTGTGCTCTGCTATCTTTGGTTGAGAAAGCTATTCAAGTATGATAaagaatgcaatgatttgaaggaACGACAATCTGTGCTTGCTAAAAAGAGGAAATCTCGGAAGGCTCCAAACATGAAAAATGTTTCCATCAGTGGTAATCATGACAGTCATTTGTTATCTATGAGAGAGAACACCAAAACTAATGGACATAATCAAAATGGAAGCTCATTTATGAAACTGAATGATGATAGTGATGGACGTTGGATTGGAAGACTCTTTGTATCAAATTCTGAAATCGGTCATGGGAGCAATGGTACAGTTGTTTTTGAAGGATTTTATGATGCTCGTCCTGTCGCTGTCAAACGGCTTCTTCGTGCGCATCATGATGTGGCCTGTAAAGAGATTCAGAATCTTATTGCATCTGATCGGCACCCTAATATTGTTCGGTGGTATGGAGTAGAACAAGATTTAGATTTTGTCTATATCTCACTGGAGCGATGTATATGCAGTTTAAGTGACCTAATACACATATGCTCAGATTCTTCATATTCAGTATCTGTGGAAAATCCAATATCGGACTCATCTATTGAGCACAAATTTCAATTAGGCATGGTGAAAAATATTGGAAAGGATGTTAACTTGTGGAGACCAAATGGTCTTCCATCAATTCAACTCTTAAAACTAATGAG AGATATAGTTTCTGgcgttgcacatctacatgaactTGGAATCATACATCGGGATCTAAAGCCTCAAAATGTGCTAATAAGCAATGACAGATATCTTTATGCCAAACTTTCTGATATGGGTATAAGCAAACGCCTCCTTGAAGACATGTCTTCTTTGAGTTGTAATGCAACTG GATATGGTAGCTCTGGTTGGCAAGCACCTGAGCAAATTCTTCATGAACGCCAAACACGAGCTGTGGATTTATTCAGTTTGGGATGCATACTATTCTTTTGTATTACCAAGGGGAAACATCCATTTGGCAAATTCTTTGAACGAGATGCAAACATTATTAACAATTGCATGGACCTGTTCTTGGTGGATCATATACCAGAAGCTGAGCATCTACTTTGCCAATTGTTGCAACCTGACCCAAAGATGAG GCCAAATGCAGTAGAAGTATTGCATCAACCACTTTTTTGGAGTTCTGAGACACGGCTTTCATTTTTACGAGATGTAAGCGATCGAGTTGAATTGGAAGACAGAGGATCAGATATTTTAAAAGCGTTAGAAAATATTGCACCTCTTGCATTTGGTGGGAAATGGGATGAAAAGTTAGATGCTGCATTCATTACAGACATGGGTCGTTATAGAAAATATCGTTTTAATTGCGTTCGTGACCTCCTACGAGTAATAAGAAACAAGTTAAATCATTATAGGGAACTTCCAAAAGAACTCCAG GAAACACTTGGACCTGTTCCTGAAGGATTTGATATGTACTTTAGAAGTCTATTCCCAAAGCTTCTGATCGAAGTCTACAAAGTGGTTTGCCGATACTGTAAGGAAGAGGactctcttggcaaatattttagaAGCAGTCTTTTATAG
- the LOC135650258 gene encoding serine/threonine-protein kinase/endoribonuclease IRE1a-like isoform X3 yields MLPSARSVVFYAVLAIGFLVSGVLTPVVLDPSASPYPGLSFPVASTGEISAAEKWSGRLLSTDLVPVEKSPPGVLRAGSRSLMSLDENEGELYEYSKVAGIKKHDWTVEEYVQKAPVVKGSVITTGTKTSTFYVVDADSGELIYHDKEPFSWATVGMPTAEEQYISSKLESGNATCITIIRTDYFLDSYDLNNHLWSVMISRISAHNVGPGLPPARNEEMGIPSMSGRNIPVYFTSEAGQPPKLKAMLPPSCYESHNGMRSGQGDRQSYECQSANNCSLEICISSNRDTDQMFERLDDGLISLYVSQVLRTVPSGCQPGNCISARPKFHTTHSNFVNSETRPRGNMKLPNHGQEISNASHNSLDDQINHSVDEHSDAQQNNVLSLQSIYEGYGWLLILTLPIFFVLCYLWLRKLFKYDKECNDLKERQSVLAKKRKSRKAPNMKNVSISGNHDSHLLSMRENTKTNGHNQNGSSFMKLNDDSDGRWIGRLFVSNSEIGHGSNGTVVFEGFYDARPVAVKRLLRAHHDVACKEIQNLIASDRHPNIVRWYGVEQDLDFVYISLERCICSLSDLIHICSDSSYSVSVENPISDSSIEHKFQLGMVKNIGKDVNLWRPNGLPSIQLLKLMRDIVSGVAHLHELGIIHRDLKPQNVLISNDRYLYAKLSDMGISKRLLEDMSSLSCNATGYGSSGWQAPEQILHERQTRAVDLFSLGCILFFCITKGKHPFGKFFERDANIINNCMDLFLVDHIPEAEHLLCQLLQPDPKMRPNAVEVLHQPLFWSSETRLSFLRDVSDRVELEDRGSDILKALENIAPLAFGGKWDEKLDAAFITDMGRYRKYRFNCVRDLLRVIRNKLNHYRELPKELQETLGPVPEGFDMYFRSLFPKLLIEVYKVVCRYCKEEDSLGKYFRSSLL; encoded by the exons CGAAGGGGAACTCTACGAATATAGCAAGGTTGCTGGAATAAAG AAACATGACTGGACAGTTGAGGAATATGTCCAGAAAGCACCTGTTGTTAAAGGATCAGTTATTACCACTGGGACAAAGACATCAACTTTTTATGTTGTTGATGCTGATAGTGGAGAGTTAATATATCATGATAAGGAGCCTTTTAGTTGGGCAACTGTGGGGATGCCTACGGCTGAAGAGCAGTACATTTCATCCAAGCTGGAATCTGGCAATGCTACTTGTATAACCATTATAAGAACAGATTATTTTCTGGATAGCTATGATTTAAATAATCACTTATGGAGTGTGATGATTTCTCGTATCAGTGCTCATAATGTTGGGCCTGGATTGCCACCTGCCAGGAATGAGGAGATGGGAATACCATCCATGTCCGGAAGAAATATTCCTGTCTACTTTACTAGTGAGGCCGGACAACCACCTAAGCTGAAGGCTATGCTCCCCCCCTCATGTTATGAATCACACAATGGGATGAGGTCTGGCCAAGGTGACAGGCAATCATATGAATGTCAATCTGCTAATAACTGTTCCTTAGAAATTTGTATCAGTTCCAATAGGGATACTGACCAGATGTTCGAGAGACTAGATGATGGGCTTATTTCTTTATATGTATCACAAGTCTTACGTACTGTTCCAAGTGGATGCCAGCCAGGAAACTGCATTTCTGCTAGACCAAAATTTCATACTACACATTCTAATTTCGTTAACTCAGAAACAAGACCCAGAGGTAACATGAAATTGCCTAATCATGGACAGGAAATTTCTAATGCATCCCATAACTCATTGGATGACCAGATTAATCATTCAGTGGATGAACATTCTGATGCTCAGCAGAACAATGTGTTGTCACTGCAATCTATTTATGAAGGTTATGGTTGGCTTTTGATTCTAACTTTGCCTATATTCTTTGTGCTCTGCTATCTTTGGTTGAGAAAGCTATTCAAGTATGATAaagaatgcaatgatttgaaggaACGACAATCTGTGCTTGCTAAAAAGAGGAAATCTCGGAAGGCTCCAAACATGAAAAATGTTTCCATCAGTGGTAATCATGACAGTCATTTGTTATCTATGAGAGAGAACACCAAAACTAATGGACATAATCAAAATGGAAGCTCATTTATGAAACTGAATGATGATAGTGATGGACGTTGGATTGGAAGACTCTTTGTATCAAATTCTGAAATCGGTCATGGGAGCAATGGTACAGTTGTTTTTGAAGGATTTTATGATGCTCGTCCTGTCGCTGTCAAACGGCTTCTTCGTGCGCATCATGATGTGGCCTGTAAAGAGATTCAGAATCTTATTGCATCTGATCGGCACCCTAATATTGTTCGGTGGTATGGAGTAGAACAAGATTTAGATTTTGTCTATATCTCACTGGAGCGATGTATATGCAGTTTAAGTGACCTAATACACATATGCTCAGATTCTTCATATTCAGTATCTGTGGAAAATCCAATATCGGACTCATCTATTGAGCACAAATTTCAATTAGGCATGGTGAAAAATATTGGAAAGGATGTTAACTTGTGGAGACCAAATGGTCTTCCATCAATTCAACTCTTAAAACTAATGAG AGATATAGTTTCTGgcgttgcacatctacatgaactTGGAATCATACATCGGGATCTAAAGCCTCAAAATGTGCTAATAAGCAATGACAGATATCTTTATGCCAAACTTTCTGATATGGGTATAAGCAAACGCCTCCTTGAAGACATGTCTTCTTTGAGTTGTAATGCAACTG GATATGGTAGCTCTGGTTGGCAAGCACCTGAGCAAATTCTTCATGAACGCCAAACACGAGCTGTGGATTTATTCAGTTTGGGATGCATACTATTCTTTTGTATTACCAAGGGGAAACATCCATTTGGCAAATTCTTTGAACGAGATGCAAACATTATTAACAATTGCATGGACCTGTTCTTGGTGGATCATATACCAGAAGCTGAGCATCTACTTTGCCAATTGTTGCAACCTGACCCAAAGATGAG GCCAAATGCAGTAGAAGTATTGCATCAACCACTTTTTTGGAGTTCTGAGACACGGCTTTCATTTTTACGAGATGTAAGCGATCGAGTTGAATTGGAAGACAGAGGATCAGATATTTTAAAAGCGTTAGAAAATATTGCACCTCTTGCATTTGGTGGGAAATGGGATGAAAAGTTAGATGCTGCATTCATTACAGACATGGGTCGTTATAGAAAATATCGTTTTAATTGCGTTCGTGACCTCCTACGAGTAATAAGAAACAAGTTAAATCATTATAGGGAACTTCCAAAAGAACTCCAG GAAACACTTGGACCTGTTCCTGAAGGATTTGATATGTACTTTAGAAGTCTATTCCCAAAGCTTCTGATCGAAGTCTACAAAGTGGTTTGCCGATACTGTAAGGAAGAGGactctcttggcaaatattttagaAGCAGTCTTTTATAG
- the LOC135650258 gene encoding serine/threonine-protein kinase/endoribonuclease IRE1a-like isoform X5 produces MPTAEEQYISSKLESGNATCITIIRTDYFLDSYDLNNHLWSVMISRISAHNVGPGLPPARNEEMGIPSMSGRNIPVYFTSEAGQPPKLKAMLPPSCYESHNGMRSGQGDRQSYECQSANNCSLEICISSNRDTDQMFERLDDGLISLYVSQVLRTVPSGCQPGNCISARPKFHTTHSNFVNSETRPRGNMKLPNHGQEISNASHNSLDDQINHSVDEHSDAQQNNVLSLQSIYEGYGWLLILTLPIFFVLCYLWLRKLFKYDKECNDLKERQSVLAKKRKSRKAPNMKNVSISGNHDSHLLSMRENTKTNGHNQNGSSFMKLNDDSDGRWIGRLFVSNSEIGHGSNGTVVFEGFYDARPVAVKRLLRAHHDVACKEIQNLIASDRHPNIVRWYGVEQDLDFVYISLERCICSLSDLIHICSDSSYSVSVENPISDSSIEHKFQLGMVKNIGKDVNLWRPNGLPSIQLLKLMRDIVSGVAHLHELGIIHRDLKPQNVLISNDRYLYAKLSDMGISKRLLEDMSSLSCNATGYGSSGWQAPEQILHERQTRAVDLFSLGCILFFCITKGKHPFGKFFERDANIINNCMDLFLVDHIPEAEHLLCQLLQPDPKMRPNAVEVLHQPLFWSSETRLSFLRDVSDRVELEDRGSDILKALENIAPLAFGGKWDEKLDAAFITDMGRYRKYRFNCVRDLLRVIRNKLNHYRELPKELQETLGPVPEGFDMYFRSLFPKLLIEVYKVVCRYCKEEDSLGKYFRSSLL; encoded by the exons ATGCCTACGGCTGAAGAGCAGTACATTTCATCCAAGCTGGAATCTGGCAATGCTACTTGTATAACCATTATAAGAACAGATTATTTTCTGGATAGCTATGATTTAAATAATCACTTATGGAGTGTGATGATTTCTCGTATCAGTGCTCATAATGTTGGGCCTGGATTGCCACCTGCCAGGAATGAGGAGATGGGAATACCATCCATGTCCGGAAGAAATATTCCTGTCTACTTTACTAGTGAGGCCGGACAACCACCTAAGCTGAAGGCTATGCTCCCCCCCTCATGTTATGAATCACACAATGGGATGAGGTCTGGCCAAGGTGACAGGCAATCATATGAATGTCAATCTGCTAATAACTGTTCCTTAGAAATTTGTATCAGTTCCAATAGGGATACTGACCAGATGTTCGAGAGACTAGATGATGGGCTTATTTCTTTATATGTATCACAAGTCTTACGTACTGTTCCAAGTGGATGCCAGCCAGGAAACTGCATTTCTGCTAGACCAAAATTTCATACTACACATTCTAATTTCGTTAACTCAGAAACAAGACCCAGAGGTAACATGAAATTGCCTAATCATGGACAGGAAATTTCTAATGCATCCCATAACTCATTGGATGACCAGATTAATCATTCAGTGGATGAACATTCTGATGCTCAGCAGAACAATGTGTTGTCACTGCAATCTATTTATGAAGGTTATGGTTGGCTTTTGATTCTAACTTTGCCTATATTCTTTGTGCTCTGCTATCTTTGGTTGAGAAAGCTATTCAAGTATGATAaagaatgcaatgatttgaaggaACGACAATCTGTGCTTGCTAAAAAGAGGAAATCTCGGAAGGCTCCAAACATGAAAAATGTTTCCATCAGTGGTAATCATGACAGTCATTTGTTATCTATGAGAGAGAACACCAAAACTAATGGACATAATCAAAATGGAAGCTCATTTATGAAACTGAATGATGATAGTGATGGACGTTGGATTGGAAGACTCTTTGTATCAAATTCTGAAATCGGTCATGGGAGCAATGGTACAGTTGTTTTTGAAGGATTTTATGATGCTCGTCCTGTCGCTGTCAAACGGCTTCTTCGTGCGCATCATGATGTGGCCTGTAAAGAGATTCAGAATCTTATTGCATCTGATCGGCACCCTAATATTGTTCGGTGGTATGGAGTAGAACAAGATTTAGATTTTGTCTATATCTCACTGGAGCGATGTATATGCAGTTTAAGTGACCTAATACACATATGCTCAGATTCTTCATATTCAGTATCTGTGGAAAATCCAATATCGGACTCATCTATTGAGCACAAATTTCAATTAGGCATGGTGAAAAATATTGGAAAGGATGTTAACTTGTGGAGACCAAATGGTCTTCCATCAATTCAACTCTTAAAACTAATGAG AGATATAGTTTCTGgcgttgcacatctacatgaactTGGAATCATACATCGGGATCTAAAGCCTCAAAATGTGCTAATAAGCAATGACAGATATCTTTATGCCAAACTTTCTGATATGGGTATAAGCAAACGCCTCCTTGAAGACATGTCTTCTTTGAGTTGTAATGCAACTG GATATGGTAGCTCTGGTTGGCAAGCACCTGAGCAAATTCTTCATGAACGCCAAACACGAGCTGTGGATTTATTCAGTTTGGGATGCATACTATTCTTTTGTATTACCAAGGGGAAACATCCATTTGGCAAATTCTTTGAACGAGATGCAAACATTATTAACAATTGCATGGACCTGTTCTTGGTGGATCATATACCAGAAGCTGAGCATCTACTTTGCCAATTGTTGCAACCTGACCCAAAGATGAG GCCAAATGCAGTAGAAGTATTGCATCAACCACTTTTTTGGAGTTCTGAGACACGGCTTTCATTTTTACGAGATGTAAGCGATCGAGTTGAATTGGAAGACAGAGGATCAGATATTTTAAAAGCGTTAGAAAATATTGCACCTCTTGCATTTGGTGGGAAATGGGATGAAAAGTTAGATGCTGCATTCATTACAGACATGGGTCGTTATAGAAAATATCGTTTTAATTGCGTTCGTGACCTCCTACGAGTAATAAGAAACAAGTTAAATCATTATAGGGAACTTCCAAAAGAACTCCAG GAAACACTTGGACCTGTTCCTGAAGGATTTGATATGTACTTTAGAAGTCTATTCCCAAAGCTTCTGATCGAAGTCTACAAAGTGGTTTGCCGATACTGTAAGGAAGAGGactctcttggcaaatattttagaAGCAGTCTTTTATAG
- the LOC135650258 gene encoding serine/threonine-protein kinase/endoribonuclease IRE1a-like isoform X1 produces the protein MLPSARSVVFYAVLAIGFLVSGVLTPVVLDPSASPYPGLSFPVASTGEISAAEKWSGRLLSTDLVPVEKSPPGVLRAGSRSLMSLDENKHGRFFLALPNGTIYFMNKSTKPQWKLLIGQPLSYSWRTPSINDPDYIVFSDSEGELYEYSKVAGIKKHDWTVEEYVQKAPVVKGSVITTGTKTSTFYVVDADSGELIYHDKEPFSWATVGMPTAEEQYISSKLESGNATCITIIRTDYFLDSYDLNNHLWSVMISRISAHNVGPGLPPARNEEMGIPSMSGRNIPVYFTSEAGQPPKLKAMLPPSCYESHNGMRSGQGDRQSYECQSANNCSLEICISSNRDTDQMFERLDDGLISLYVSQVLRTVPSGCQPGNCISARPKFHTTHSNFVNSETRPRGNMKLPNHGQEISNASHNSLDDQINHSVDEHSDAQQNNVLSLQSIYEGYGWLLILTLPIFFVLCYLWLRKLFKYDKECNDLKERQSVLAKKRKSRKAPNMKNVSISGNHDSHLLSMRENTKTNGHNQNGSSFMKLNDDSDGRWIGRLFVSNSEIGHGSNGTVVFEGFYDARPVAVKRLLRAHHDVACKEIQNLIASDRHPNIVRWYGVEQDLDFVYISLERCICSLSDLIHICSDSSYSVSVENPISDSSIEHKFQLGMVKNIGKDVNLWRPNGLPSIQLLKLMRDIVSGVAHLHELGIIHRDLKPQNVLISNDRYLYAKLSDMGISKRLLEDMSSLSCNATGYGSSGWQAPEQILHERQTRAVDLFSLGCILFFCITKGKHPFGKFFERDANIINNCMDLFLVDHIPEAEHLLCQLLQPDPKMRPNAVEVLHQPLFWSSETRLSFLRDVSDRVELEDRGSDILKALENIAPLAFGGKWDEKLDAAFITDMGRYRKYRFNCVRDLLRVIRNKLNHYRELPKELQETLGPVPEGFDMYFRSLFPKLLIEVYKVVCRYCKEEDSLGKYFRSSLL, from the exons TAAGCATGGGAGGTTCTTTTTGGCTTTGCCAAATGGCACtatttattttatgaataaatctACAAAACCTCAGTGGAAGCTTTTGATAGGTCAGCCACTTTCATATTCATGGCGAACTCCTTCAATTAATGATCCTGATTATATTGTGTTTTCTGATAGCGAAGGGGAACTCTACGAATATAGCAAGGTTGCTGGAATAAAG AAACATGACTGGACAGTTGAGGAATATGTCCAGAAAGCACCTGTTGTTAAAGGATCAGTTATTACCACTGGGACAAAGACATCAACTTTTTATGTTGTTGATGCTGATAGTGGAGAGTTAATATATCATGATAAGGAGCCTTTTAGTTGGGCAACTGTGGGGATGCCTACGGCTGAAGAGCAGTACATTTCATCCAAGCTGGAATCTGGCAATGCTACTTGTATAACCATTATAAGAACAGATTATTTTCTGGATAGCTATGATTTAAATAATCACTTATGGAGTGTGATGATTTCTCGTATCAGTGCTCATAATGTTGGGCCTGGATTGCCACCTGCCAGGAATGAGGAGATGGGAATACCATCCATGTCCGGAAGAAATATTCCTGTCTACTTTACTAGTGAGGCCGGACAACCACCTAAGCTGAAGGCTATGCTCCCCCCCTCATGTTATGAATCACACAATGGGATGAGGTCTGGCCAAGGTGACAGGCAATCATATGAATGTCAATCTGCTAATAACTGTTCCTTAGAAATTTGTATCAGTTCCAATAGGGATACTGACCAGATGTTCGAGAGACTAGATGATGGGCTTATTTCTTTATATGTATCACAAGTCTTACGTACTGTTCCAAGTGGATGCCAGCCAGGAAACTGCATTTCTGCTAGACCAAAATTTCATACTACACATTCTAATTTCGTTAACTCAGAAACAAGACCCAGAGGTAACATGAAATTGCCTAATCATGGACAGGAAATTTCTAATGCATCCCATAACTCATTGGATGACCAGATTAATCATTCAGTGGATGAACATTCTGATGCTCAGCAGAACAATGTGTTGTCACTGCAATCTATTTATGAAGGTTATGGTTGGCTTTTGATTCTAACTTTGCCTATATTCTTTGTGCTCTGCTATCTTTGGTTGAGAAAGCTATTCAAGTATGATAaagaatgcaatgatttgaaggaACGACAATCTGTGCTTGCTAAAAAGAGGAAATCTCGGAAGGCTCCAAACATGAAAAATGTTTCCATCAGTGGTAATCATGACAGTCATTTGTTATCTATGAGAGAGAACACCAAAACTAATGGACATAATCAAAATGGAAGCTCATTTATGAAACTGAATGATGATAGTGATGGACGTTGGATTGGAAGACTCTTTGTATCAAATTCTGAAATCGGTCATGGGAGCAATGGTACAGTTGTTTTTGAAGGATTTTATGATGCTCGTCCTGTCGCTGTCAAACGGCTTCTTCGTGCGCATCATGATGTGGCCTGTAAAGAGATTCAGAATCTTATTGCATCTGATCGGCACCCTAATATTGTTCGGTGGTATGGAGTAGAACAAGATTTAGATTTTGTCTATATCTCACTGGAGCGATGTATATGCAGTTTAAGTGACCTAATACACATATGCTCAGATTCTTCATATTCAGTATCTGTGGAAAATCCAATATCGGACTCATCTATTGAGCACAAATTTCAATTAGGCATGGTGAAAAATATTGGAAAGGATGTTAACTTGTGGAGACCAAATGGTCTTCCATCAATTCAACTCTTAAAACTAATGAG AGATATAGTTTCTGgcgttgcacatctacatgaactTGGAATCATACATCGGGATCTAAAGCCTCAAAATGTGCTAATAAGCAATGACAGATATCTTTATGCCAAACTTTCTGATATGGGTATAAGCAAACGCCTCCTTGAAGACATGTCTTCTTTGAGTTGTAATGCAACTG GATATGGTAGCTCTGGTTGGCAAGCACCTGAGCAAATTCTTCATGAACGCCAAACACGAGCTGTGGATTTATTCAGTTTGGGATGCATACTATTCTTTTGTATTACCAAGGGGAAACATCCATTTGGCAAATTCTTTGAACGAGATGCAAACATTATTAACAATTGCATGGACCTGTTCTTGGTGGATCATATACCAGAAGCTGAGCATCTACTTTGCCAATTGTTGCAACCTGACCCAAAGATGAG GCCAAATGCAGTAGAAGTATTGCATCAACCACTTTTTTGGAGTTCTGAGACACGGCTTTCATTTTTACGAGATGTAAGCGATCGAGTTGAATTGGAAGACAGAGGATCAGATATTTTAAAAGCGTTAGAAAATATTGCACCTCTTGCATTTGGTGGGAAATGGGATGAAAAGTTAGATGCTGCATTCATTACAGACATGGGTCGTTATAGAAAATATCGTTTTAATTGCGTTCGTGACCTCCTACGAGTAATAAGAAACAAGTTAAATCATTATAGGGAACTTCCAAAAGAACTCCAG GAAACACTTGGACCTGTTCCTGAAGGATTTGATATGTACTTTAGAAGTCTATTCCCAAAGCTTCTGATCGAAGTCTACAAAGTGGTTTGCCGATACTGTAAGGAAGAGGactctcttggcaaatattttagaAGCAGTCTTTTATAG